A single genomic interval of Thermovibrio guaymasensis harbors:
- a CDS encoding aminotransferase class I/II-fold pyridoxal phosphate-dependent enzyme: MSKFQFARIDRLPPYVFAVVNDLKMKLRRAGEDIVDLGMGNPDLPTPKHIVDKLCEAAQNPKNHRYSQTKGLYKLREALALWYQRKYGVELDPESEVITTIGSKEGLAHLALTLINPGDVALVPTPAYPIHPYSIIIAGGDVRSIPLLTDEGTFDSEVFLESLIKAYKESWPRPKVLILNFPHNPTTATVELPFFEKIVDFAKENNLIVIQDIAYAEISFDGYVPPSILQVKGAKEIAVEFYSLSKTYSMAGWRVGFAAGNKEIIHALYRMKSYLDYGMFQPIQIAAIIALKSDQSCVEEYRKIYERRRDVLVEGLNRIGWKVEKPKATMFVWAKIPEKFQSMGSLEFAKMLLLDGKVAVSPGIGFGEYGDKYVRFALVENELRIKQAVRGIKRAFEKYGLRNINV; this comes from the coding sequence ATGTCAAAGTTCCAGTTTGCAAGAATAGATAGGCTTCCTCCTTACGTCTTTGCAGTGGTCAACGACCTTAAAATGAAGTTGAGGCGTGCAGGAGAGGACATAGTTGACTTAGGTATGGGAAACCCAGACCTTCCGACCCCAAAGCACATAGTTGATAAACTCTGTGAAGCTGCCCAGAACCCAAAAAACCACAGGTATTCTCAAACAAAAGGTCTCTACAAGCTTAGGGAGGCTCTAGCCCTCTGGTATCAGAGGAAGTACGGAGTTGAGCTTGACCCAGAAAGCGAAGTTATAACCACAATCGGCTCAAAGGAGGGGCTTGCACACCTTGCCCTCACCCTCATCAACCCGGGGGACGTAGCCCTAGTTCCCACACCGGCCTACCCGATTCACCCCTACTCAATAATCATTGCCGGTGGAGACGTAAGGAGTATTCCACTCTTAACCGATGAAGGAACTTTTGACTCTGAAGTCTTCCTTGAATCACTGATTAAGGCCTACAAGGAGAGCTGGCCAAGGCCAAAGGTACTAATACTCAACTTCCCACACAACCCCACAACTGCAACCGTTGAACTTCCCTTCTTTGAGAAAATCGTTGACTTTGCAAAAGAGAACAACCTGATAGTAATTCAGGATATAGCATACGCTGAAATATCCTTTGACGGATACGTTCCTCCGAGTATCCTTCAGGTTAAGGGAGCTAAAGAGATAGCCGTTGAGTTCTACTCCCTATCAAAAACCTACTCAATGGCCGGCTGGAGGGTAGGGTTTGCCGCCGGAAATAAGGAGATAATCCACGCCCTCTACAGGATGAAGAGCTACCTTGACTACGGCATGTTCCAACCTATCCAGATTGCCGCAATCATTGCACTTAAGAGCGACCAGTCCTGCGTTGAAGAGTACAGGAAGATTTACGAAAGGAGGAGGGATGTCCTGGTTGAGGGCCTAAACAGGATAGGCTGGAAGGTTGAAAAGCCAAAGGCGACTATGTTTGTTTGGGCAAAAATCCCAGAGAAGTTCCAGTCAATGGGCTCTCTGGAGTTTGCAAAGATGCTCCTACTTGACGGAAAAGTAGCAGTTTCACCGGGAATAGGTTTTGGGGAGTACGGAGATAAATACGTAAGGTTTGCCCTCGTTGAAAACGAACTTAGGATAAAACAGGCAGTTAGGGGAATAAAGAGAGCATTTGAAAAGTATGGATTAAGGAATATTAACGTTTGA
- a CDS encoding homoserine dehydrogenase codes for MSFKVGIVGCGTVGSGVVKLLLENGPFIEKRIGRKVEIAFVSDLNPEKVISLGVPKEKVYTDAFKAIKEVECDTVVELIGGTTTAKRIIEEALSNKRHVVTANKALLADYGNELFKMAKEKGVSLKFEASVGGGIPVIKALREGLVGNRIERIYGIINGTANFILTQMTQKGLSFEEALKLAQENGYAEADPTLDVEGFDAAHKIAILSSLAFCRWVKTENVFVDGISKLTPLDIEIAKEEFGYSVKLLAVAKEVDGSLEVRVHPTMIPEEHILSSVNGVFNACLIEGDFVGETLYYGKGAGQKPTASAVVSDIVDLAVGNSFSIPECLFRDGSLPIKEPDQFVSSFYLRFTAVDRPGVLAKIALILGKYQISIKMALQRSIDFNGGVPVVMTTHPAKKRDIDLAVKEIDQLDVILKPTFVCMIEEL; via the coding sequence GTGAGCTTTAAAGTTGGAATTGTCGGCTGCGGAACTGTAGGCAGCGGCGTAGTAAAGCTATTACTTGAAAACGGCCCATTCATTGAAAAGAGGATAGGTAGGAAAGTTGAAATAGCATTCGTTTCAGACCTTAATCCGGAAAAAGTTATCTCTTTAGGAGTTCCAAAGGAAAAAGTATATACGGACGCCTTTAAAGCGATTAAAGAAGTTGAGTGCGACACTGTAGTTGAGCTTATAGGAGGAACGACAACCGCTAAGAGGATTATTGAGGAAGCTTTAAGTAATAAAAGGCACGTAGTAACTGCAAATAAAGCCCTCCTTGCAGATTACGGAAACGAACTGTTTAAGATGGCAAAGGAAAAGGGAGTTTCCCTTAAGTTTGAAGCAAGCGTCGGAGGGGGAATTCCAGTAATAAAGGCCCTAAGGGAAGGCCTCGTCGGGAACAGGATAGAGAGAATCTACGGGATAATAAACGGTACTGCAAACTTTATCCTTACCCAGATGACCCAGAAAGGTCTCTCCTTTGAGGAAGCGCTTAAGCTAGCTCAAGAGAACGGGTACGCTGAAGCAGACCCGACACTTGACGTTGAAGGCTTTGACGCAGCCCACAAAATAGCAATCCTCTCAAGCCTTGCATTCTGCCGCTGGGTTAAAACAGAAAACGTATTCGTAGACGGAATTAGCAAACTTACTCCCCTTGACATTGAAATAGCAAAAGAAGAGTTCGGATACTCTGTTAAGCTCCTTGCAGTAGCAAAGGAAGTTGACGGCTCCTTAGAGGTGAGAGTTCACCCGACAATGATACCTGAAGAACACATCCTCTCAAGCGTTAACGGAGTCTTCAATGCCTGCTTAATAGAGGGGGACTTTGTCGGAGAAACCCTCTACTACGGAAAGGGAGCAGGCCAGAAACCAACTGCAAGCGCCGTTGTAAGCGACATAGTTGATTTAGCAGTGGGTAATAGCTTCTCCATTCCTGAGTGTCTCTTTAGAGATGGTTCTTTACCGATCAAGGAGCCGGACCAGTTTGTCTCAAGTTTTTATTTAAGGTTTACCGCAGTTGATAGACCCGGGGTTTTAGCCAAGATTGCCCTAATACTCGGTAAATACCAGATAAGCATAAAGATGGCCCTTCAAAGGAGTATTGACTTTAACGGTGGAGTTCCGGTAGTAATGACAACCCACCCGGCAAAGAAGAGGGACATTGACCTTGCAGTTAAAGAGATAGACCAGCTTGACGTAATTTTAAAGCCAACTTTTGTCTGCATGATAGAGGAGCTCTAA
- the pyrF gene encoding orotidine-5'-phosphate decarboxylase, which translates to MLIVALDFDSKEKALKLVKELGDSVKYYKVGLELFSRAGIDVVREISSTGKKVFLDLKYHDIPNTVKSAARVAVEAGVFMYNLHALGGFELMREVAEFNREYAEKLGVEKPLLIAVTVLTSMKEEDLREVGIEKPLNEEVLRLAELAKRAGLDGVVCSAKEVRLIKNNLGEDFITVTPGIRPLWAAKDDQKRVVTPKMAKELGTDFIVVGRPITRAENPKEAAERILEELQ; encoded by the coding sequence ATGCTCATAGTAGCCCTTGATTTTGATAGTAAAGAGAAAGCACTTAAACTCGTTAAGGAGCTGGGAGATTCTGTCAAATACTACAAAGTTGGGCTGGAGCTCTTTTCAAGGGCTGGAATTGACGTTGTAAGAGAAATTTCCTCAACGGGTAAAAAGGTTTTCCTTGACCTAAAGTACCACGACATTCCAAACACTGTAAAGTCGGCTGCAAGGGTCGCAGTTGAGGCTGGAGTATTTATGTACAACCTCCACGCCCTCGGGGGCTTTGAGCTTATGAGGGAAGTGGCCGAGTTTAACAGAGAGTATGCAGAAAAACTCGGAGTAGAAAAGCCCCTTCTAATTGCCGTAACGGTTCTAACCAGCATGAAGGAGGAGGATTTAAGGGAAGTTGGGATAGAAAAACCCCTGAACGAGGAAGTTTTAAGACTTGCGGAGCTTGCTAAAAGAGCAGGCCTTGATGGAGTAGTATGTTCGGCTAAAGAGGTAAGGTTAATAAAAAACAACTTAGGGGAGGACTTTATAACCGTAACTCCAGGAATTCGCCCTCTGTGGGCGGCGAAGGATGACCAGAAGAGGGTAGTAACTCCGAAAATGGCCAAAGAGCTCGGAACAGACTTTATAGTAGTTGGAAGGCCAATAACGAGAGCAGAGAATCCTAAAGAAGCCGCAGAAAGGATTTTAGAGGAGCTCCAGTAA
- a CDS encoding FeoA family protein: MVPLPFCKDGKEVRVKEIKGGRRALERLSSLGIYPGAKLKVLNTKGGPVLVRVGESRIGLGFGIASKVFVEEER, translated from the coding sequence TTGGTTCCGCTCCCCTTCTGCAAAGACGGTAAAGAAGTAAGGGTAAAGGAAATCAAAGGAGGGAGGAGAGCTCTTGAAAGGTTAAGCTCCCTTGGAATTTACCCCGGAGCGAAGTTGAAAGTTTTAAACACTAAAGGAGGACCGGTCTTAGTAAGGGTAGGAGAGTCAAGGATAGGTCTTGGATTTGGAATAGCAAGTAAAGTTTTTGTGGAGGAGGAAAGATGA
- a CDS encoding FeoA family protein, whose translation MKLSQLKVGQRAKVVRVKSSQELSRRLRAMGLIKEEVITVEKVAPLGDPIEIRVKGTKLSLRKKEAENVEVEVI comes from the coding sequence ATGAAGCTATCCCAGTTAAAAGTAGGCCAAAGGGCAAAAGTAGTTAGGGTTAAATCAAGTCAAGAACTCTCAAGAAGGTTAAGAGCTATGGGGCTGATTAAGGAAGAGGTAATAACCGTCGAAAAGGTAGCTCCCCTTGGAGATCCCATAGAGATAAGAGTAAAGGGCACAAAGCTCTCATTAAGGAAGAAAGAAGCAGAAAACGTAGAGGTGGAGGTAATTTAA
- the feoB gene encoding ferrous iron transport protein B, producing the protein MDKLKVAFVGNPNVGKTALINAIAGTKLKVGNWPGVTVEKKEATVKVDGKELYLVDLPGVYSLSPFTIEERITREFLLKERPDVIVNVVDSTNLERNLYLTTQILELGIPTVIALNVWDEFRSLGYSLNLDKFEELLGVKAVPTVATKGEGTKELLRLITQGEVSLPRPPIYSEDLEKFVKKVEPFVPKGMPKRWASLKLLEGDELIFKELSSESAKAVERVLQELEEFFGESGDSVVAEERYGFIRGVLKQTLKEPVEKKRTLTDILDAIFLNRLLGIPIFLFIMYLVFKLTFDGSGPLIDWTDGFVNDFIAKWVSAAISGFPDWLQSLIIDGIIGGVGTVLTFVPLLLFLYFFLALLEESGYMARAAFVMDRLMRVIGLPGKSFVPMIIGFGCNVPAVYATRTLENERDRKLTALLIPFMSCGARLPIYALFTAVFFKKYQAEVVFSMYIIGIVVATIVGIFLKKFFFKGSAETFVMELPPYRIPTLKMLWTSISVRLGAFLKKAGTVIAAAMVLLWTLINVPYGAPPKDTVLGKTASAIAPLFYSTGIKSWEPVAALIPGTIAKEVVVGALGQLYGVGEEGEVEEEKISFTQDLKEQVVGLVQAIKDSFVAMFGSFKTGVFEIESEEGPVTKAISKAFTPLSAFSYMVLCLLWIPCIVTLGAIYQEFGLKLTVTSIILTTLIPYSVSTILYTLGRLIGVQ; encoded by the coding sequence ATGGATAAGTTAAAGGTTGCCTTCGTAGGAAACCCGAACGTCGGAAAAACAGCACTTATAAACGCAATTGCGGGAACGAAGTTAAAGGTCGGAAACTGGCCGGGGGTTACAGTTGAAAAGAAGGAGGCAACAGTTAAGGTAGATGGAAAGGAGCTCTACCTCGTTGACCTTCCCGGAGTTTACAGCTTAAGCCCTTTTACGATAGAGGAGAGGATAACAAGAGAGTTCCTCCTTAAAGAAAGGCCTGACGTAATAGTTAACGTGGTTGACTCCACAAACCTTGAAAGGAATTTATACTTAACAACCCAGATTTTAGAGCTTGGAATTCCTACAGTTATCGCCTTAAACGTCTGGGATGAGTTTAGATCACTTGGTTATAGCCTAAACTTGGATAAGTTTGAGGAACTCCTTGGAGTTAAAGCAGTACCAACTGTTGCTACAAAAGGAGAGGGAACAAAGGAGCTCCTTAGGCTAATTACCCAAGGTGAAGTTTCACTTCCAAGACCACCGATTTACAGTGAAGACCTTGAAAAGTTCGTTAAGAAAGTTGAACCATTTGTTCCAAAAGGCATGCCGAAGAGGTGGGCCAGCCTTAAACTCCTTGAGGGAGACGAGCTTATTTTCAAGGAGTTAAGTTCTGAATCTGCAAAAGCAGTGGAAAGAGTTTTACAGGAACTTGAGGAGTTCTTTGGAGAGAGTGGAGACTCTGTGGTAGCAGAGGAAAGGTACGGCTTTATAAGGGGAGTTTTAAAACAGACTCTGAAGGAACCAGTTGAAAAGAAGAGGACCTTAACAGATATCTTGGACGCTATTTTTTTAAACCGATTATTAGGAATTCCTATCTTTCTTTTTATTATGTATCTCGTCTTCAAGCTGACCTTTGACGGCAGCGGACCTTTAATTGACTGGACCGACGGATTTGTAAACGATTTTATTGCAAAGTGGGTTTCTGCCGCTATTTCAGGGTTTCCAGATTGGCTTCAGTCACTAATTATTGACGGGATAATTGGAGGAGTTGGAACAGTACTAACGTTTGTTCCACTATTACTCTTCCTCTACTTCTTCCTCGCCCTCTTAGAGGAAAGTGGATACATGGCAAGAGCAGCCTTTGTAATGGACAGGCTAATGAGAGTAATAGGGCTTCCCGGTAAATCTTTCGTTCCCATGATAATCGGTTTTGGGTGCAACGTTCCTGCAGTTTATGCAACGAGGACACTTGAAAACGAAAGGGACAGAAAGCTAACAGCTCTCCTTATTCCATTTATGTCCTGCGGGGCAAGACTTCCAATATACGCCCTATTTACGGCAGTTTTCTTTAAGAAGTATCAGGCAGAAGTCGTCTTCTCAATGTACATAATCGGAATTGTTGTTGCTACCATAGTTGGTATTTTCCTTAAGAAGTTCTTCTTTAAGGGTAGCGCTGAAACCTTCGTTATGGAGCTCCCCCCTTACAGAATCCCAACTTTAAAGATGCTCTGGACATCAATATCTGTAAGGCTTGGAGCCTTCTTAAAGAAGGCAGGAACGGTAATTGCAGCGGCAATGGTTCTACTCTGGACTCTAATAAACGTTCCATACGGGGCTCCTCCAAAGGATACGGTTTTGGGCAAAACGGCCTCAGCAATTGCTCCCCTTTTCTACTCGACAGGAATTAAAAGCTGGGAGCCTGTTGCAGCCCTTATTCCCGGAACCATAGCAAAAGAAGTTGTAGTAGGCGCCCTTGGACAGCTCTATGGGGTAGGAGAGGAGGGAGAGGTAGAAGAGGAAAAAATATCCTTCACTCAAGACCTAAAGGAACAAGTAGTAGGCCTTGTCCAGGCTATAAAAGACTCTTTTGTTGCAATGTTCGGCAGCTTTAAAACCGGAGTCTTTGAAATTGAAAGTGAAGAAGGACCGGTTACAAAGGCCATATCCAAGGCCTTCACTCCCCTATCGGCCTTTTCCTACATGGTTCTGTGCCTCCTGTGGATACCCTGCATAGTTACCTTAGGAGCAATTTACCAAGAGTTTGGCTTAAAGCTAACGGTTACCTCAATAATTCTTACTACTCTGATCCCTTACTCAGTTTCAACAATCCTGTATACACTTGGCAGATTAATAGGAGTTCAGTAA
- a CDS encoding carbohydrate porin, which translates to MKKLLTLTTLSLITFSAPAFPSDQKLLEELETLKQRVELLEKKLKEKSENEEKIANEVEELKEKLGSLEIHGGAVVYYQGADVDEIDNQNFSNPSGSGYVADLELSFKPHENGEFYMRLHAGEGTGADKDLAENLFANLNTIADDNPEDNTFNLLEAYYTHELFNGKLSLTVGKTEPLAFIDDNEFANDEAAQFVGKPFVNNPIVDGEDEYAPLIALTFSPAENFEISALIQSNQSTKIKWDGREWVTKEKSVYDDVFDNPFYAVQLKYSAEFNGLPGNYRLYFWDDSADHIKIGQPTDNQAKKPSTDDGWGVGISVDQMVTENLGVFARASWANDDVYEVEQFYSAGISITGLIKSRPNDTLGLGLAAVVPNDKLENDDIEYHFEGYYRLQISENFAVTPDFQFVTNPHGNSDNDNIFAGMVRAEFSF; encoded by the coding sequence ATGAAGAAACTACTAACCTTAACAACCCTCTCACTGATTACTTTCTCAGCTCCGGCTTTTCCCTCAGACCAGAAACTCTTAGAGGAGCTGGAAACTCTAAAGCAGAGGGTAGAGCTCCTTGAGAAGAAGTTAAAGGAAAAGTCCGAAAATGAGGAAAAGATCGCAAATGAAGTAGAAGAGCTAAAGGAGAAGCTCGGAAGTCTTGAGATCCACGGAGGAGCTGTAGTCTACTATCAGGGAGCAGACGTTGATGAAATAGATAATCAGAACTTCTCAAATCCATCCGGAAGTGGCTATGTTGCAGACCTTGAACTCTCATTTAAACCTCACGAGAACGGAGAGTTCTACATGAGGCTCCACGCCGGAGAGGGAACGGGAGCAGACAAAGACTTAGCAGAAAATCTCTTTGCAAATCTCAACACAATTGCAGACGATAACCCGGAGGATAACACCTTTAACTTACTTGAAGCTTACTACACCCACGAGCTCTTCAACGGAAAGCTCTCTTTAACAGTCGGTAAAACAGAACCCCTTGCCTTTATTGACGATAACGAGTTTGCAAACGATGAGGCTGCTCAGTTTGTAGGAAAACCCTTCGTAAACAACCCTATAGTTGACGGTGAAGATGAGTACGCACCACTAATTGCCTTAACCTTCTCTCCAGCTGAAAACTTTGAGATTTCAGCCCTTATTCAGAGCAATCAATCAACTAAGATCAAATGGGATGGAAGAGAATGGGTAACGAAGGAAAAGAGCGTTTACGATGACGTATTTGATAATCCATTCTACGCAGTTCAACTGAAATACTCAGCCGAATTTAACGGACTTCCTGGAAACTACAGGCTATACTTCTGGGACGACTCTGCAGATCACATAAAGATTGGCCAACCTACAGATAATCAAGCAAAGAAACCCTCAACAGATGACGGCTGGGGAGTTGGAATTTCAGTTGACCAGATGGTTACAGAGAACTTAGGGGTGTTTGCAAGGGCTTCATGGGCAAACGATGACGTTTACGAAGTTGAACAGTTCTACTCGGCAGGAATCAGTATTACAGGGCTTATAAAATCAAGGCCGAACGATACTTTAGGCCTTGGATTAGCTGCAGTTGTTCCAAACGATAAGTTAGAGAACGACGATATTGAATACCACTTTGAAGGCTACTACAGGCTCCAGATTTCAGAAAACTTTGCAGTTACTCCGGATTTTCAGTTTGTAACAAACCCTCACGGAAACTCTGATAATGACAACATCTTTGCCGGAATGGTAAGGGCCGAATTCTCATTCTAA
- a CDS encoding NIL domain-containing protein: MKETSTRLVLHFPKETWDKPVIYKLVKDYDLIVNILRAEILPKMEGSAVIELRGDRKKIGEAVKFLRSLKIKIKPLELDIFREDEKCVHCGACIAPCPTNAFYLDKKTFRVEFDKDKCVGCGHCIPACPLRIIYSAEF; this comes from the coding sequence TTGAAGGAGACCTCTACAAGGCTCGTTCTCCACTTTCCAAAGGAAACATGGGATAAACCAGTTATCTATAAGCTCGTTAAAGATTACGACTTAATTGTTAATATCCTTAGAGCAGAAATACTCCCTAAAATGGAAGGTTCGGCGGTTATAGAGCTTCGTGGAGACAGGAAGAAAATCGGTGAGGCCGTTAAGTTCCTAAGGAGTTTAAAGATAAAAATTAAGCCTTTGGAGCTTGACATCTTCAGGGAAGATGAAAAGTGCGTTCACTGTGGAGCCTGTATAGCCCCATGCCCCACAAATGCCTTTTACCTTGATAAAAAGACCTTCAGAGTTGAATTTGACAAGGATAAGTGTGTAGGGTGTGGCCACTGTATTCCTGCCTGCCCGCTCAGGATTATCTACTCAGCTGAGTTTTAA
- the nadA gene encoding quinolinate synthase NadA has product MEREVFIDRVSELKKEKKAVILAHYYVDGLIQDVADFVGDSLELARKAKEVDGEIILFCGVYFMAETAKVLNPDRKVLIPYYKAGCLMADMAIAEELKEFRENNPDYTVVTYVNSSAGVKALSDVCCTSANAVKIVESLEGDKILFVPDRNLGSFVAEKIKGKEVKLWEGYCPVHQKLNPEQARRVKEENPDAVFVVHPECRKEVRDIADFVGSTSQIVKFVKGTDAKKVIVGTEMGTIHQLKKLRPDVEFIPAYPDFICDQMKMITPERVLRALEREQFEVSVPEEVAEGARRAIERMLERS; this is encoded by the coding sequence ATGGAAAGAGAAGTTTTTATTGATAGGGTAAGTGAGCTAAAAAAGGAGAAGAAGGCAGTAATCCTTGCCCACTACTACGTTGATGGTCTTATTCAGGACGTTGCCGATTTCGTTGGTGATTCCCTGGAACTTGCAAGGAAGGCTAAAGAGGTTGATGGAGAGATTATCCTCTTCTGCGGTGTTTACTTTATGGCTGAAACTGCAAAGGTTTTAAACCCTGATAGGAAAGTTCTAATTCCCTACTATAAGGCCGGCTGTTTAATGGCAGATATGGCAATAGCCGAAGAGCTGAAAGAATTTAGGGAGAATAACCCTGATTATACGGTTGTTACTTACGTTAACAGCTCAGCAGGCGTTAAGGCCCTTTCAGATGTATGCTGTACCTCTGCAAATGCCGTTAAAATCGTTGAGAGTTTAGAGGGTGATAAGATCCTCTTCGTTCCCGACAGAAACCTTGGCTCTTTCGTAGCTGAGAAGATAAAGGGTAAAGAGGTAAAACTCTGGGAAGGTTACTGCCCGGTTCACCAGAAACTTAACCCTGAGCAGGCGAGGAGGGTTAAGGAGGAAAACCCTGATGCCGTTTTCGTAGTTCACCCTGAGTGTAGGAAAGAGGTTAGGGATATTGCAGACTTTGTTGGCAGTACGTCTCAAATTGTAAAGTTCGTTAAAGGTACTGATGCAAAGAAAGTTATAGTTGGAACTGAAATGGGAACGATTCACCAGCTTAAGAAACTTAGACCTGACGTTGAGTTTATCCCTGCCTATCCCGATTTTATCTGTGATCAGATGAAGATGATTACTCCTGAGAGAGTTCTGAGAGCTCTTGAAAGGGAACAGTTTGAGGTTTCCGTTCCGGAGGAGGTAGCTGAAGGGGCAAGGAGGGCGATAGAGAGGATGCTTGAAAGGAGCTGA
- the guaA gene encoding glutamine-hydrolyzing GMP synthase has protein sequence MTVKDIHESKILILDFGSQYTQLIARRLREKHVYCEIHPYNTPIEKIKEFKPRGIILSGGPASVYAPDSPKVSKELFELGVPVLGICYGMQLITYLFGGEVVRAERHEYGRAELQVLDHSDLFKGLPDKFTVWMSHGDRVLRIPEGFEPIAKTENAPYAAIRNRERKIYGVQFHPEVKHTQYGDKILENFAIEICGCEPTWTMENFIDYEIKKIRETVGDKNVICALSGGVDSSVVAALLHRAIGDQLYPIFVDTGLLRKGERESVERTFKEKFHMKNFKVVDASELFLERLKGVTDPEQKRKIIGHTFIEVFEKAAKEIPNAEFLAQGTLYPDVIESVSVKGPSATIKSHHNVGGLPERLNFKLIEPLRELFKDEVRELGRELGLPEEIIKRQPFPGPGLAIRIIGEVKPEYLKILREADAIVLEEIKKAGLYDKIWQSFAVFLPIQTVGVMGDVRTYDYVIAVRAVESVDGMTADWVKLPYDLLERISNRIINEVEGVNRVVYDITSKPPGTIEWE, from the coding sequence ATGACTGTTAAGGACATTCACGAAAGTAAGATTCTAATTTTAGACTTTGGTTCACAGTACACTCAGCTTATAGCAAGGAGATTGAGGGAGAAGCACGTTTACTGTGAGATTCACCCCTACAATACTCCTATTGAAAAGATTAAGGAGTTTAAGCCTAGAGGAATTATCCTTTCTGGAGGACCTGCAAGCGTTTACGCTCCCGATTCTCCAAAGGTAAGTAAGGAGCTCTTTGAGCTTGGAGTTCCCGTCTTAGGAATTTGCTACGGTATGCAGTTAATTACTTACCTCTTTGGTGGAGAGGTTGTAAGGGCTGAAAGGCACGAGTATGGAAGGGCGGAGCTCCAAGTTCTTGACCATTCAGACCTCTTTAAAGGCCTTCCAGATAAATTTACAGTTTGGATGAGCCACGGAGATAGGGTCTTGAGGATTCCTGAAGGTTTTGAACCGATAGCTAAAACAGAGAACGCCCCTTATGCTGCAATAAGGAACAGGGAGAGAAAAATCTACGGGGTTCAGTTTCACCCTGAGGTAAAGCACACCCAGTATGGAGACAAAATTCTTGAGAACTTTGCAATTGAGATATGTGGATGTGAGCCAACTTGGACTATGGAGAACTTTATTGATTATGAAATTAAAAAGATTAGAGAAACTGTTGGAGATAAGAACGTAATCTGTGCCCTATCTGGAGGAGTTGATTCTTCAGTTGTTGCAGCTCTCCTTCACAGGGCAATAGGCGACCAGCTTTATCCGATTTTCGTTGATACGGGGCTTTTAAGGAAAGGAGAGAGGGAGAGCGTAGAGAGGACTTTTAAAGAGAAGTTCCACATGAAGAACTTTAAGGTTGTTGATGCATCTGAGCTCTTCCTTGAGAGGTTAAAGGGAGTTACAGACCCTGAGCAGAAGAGGAAGATAATCGGCCACACCTTTATAGAGGTCTTTGAAAAAGCTGCTAAAGAGATACCCAACGCCGAGTTCCTAGCCCAAGGGACCCTCTACCCAGACGTAATTGAGAGCGTTTCAGTTAAAGGTCCTTCAGCCACTATAAAGTCCCACCACAACGTTGGAGGTCTTCCAGAGAGGTTAAACTTTAAGCTGATTGAGCCTCTGAGGGAGCTCTTTAAAGACGAAGTGAGGGAGCTTGGAAGGGAGCTCGGGCTTCCGGAGGAAATCATTAAGCGCCAGCCATTCCCCGGCCCCGGCCTAGCAATAAGGATTATCGGAGAAGTTAAGCCTGAGTACCTGAAAATCTTAAGGGAGGCTGATGCAATAGTCCTAGAGGAGATTAAGAAGGCAGGCCTTTACGATAAGATCTGGCAGTCTTTTGCTGTTTTCCTTCCAATTCAGACAGTTGGAGTTATGGGAGACGTTAGGACTTACGATTACGTGATTGCCGTAAGGGCTGTTGAGAGCGTTGATGGAATGACTGCCGACTGGGTTAAACTCCCTTACGACCTTCTTGAGAGGATCTCTAACAGGATTATTAATGAAGTTGAGGGAGTTAATAGGGTTGTCTACGATATTACTTCTAAGCCTCCAGGTACTATTGAGTGGGAGTAG